In a genomic window of Oncorhynchus kisutch isolate 150728-3 linkage group LG9, Okis_V2, whole genome shotgun sequence:
- the LOC109896727 gene encoding uncharacterized protein LOC109896727, whose protein sequence is MYNACENARSREWSDGDGYSCHSMAHWEGDPPAGERQYLTQQAGEHQWLNREDEAAVWAHYNSHQQNSQMDFRGHRTQETQPPPLYHQDHHRSQNIRDRPNLYGPLREQAPPNVTLHCSGERTETWANHEPHFPSNDFLPPLNVERGHEDISHHHNTDQDYLVGRGVNHNNLHYLESKWQMFDPTHSNGHARGHCNVHSRGYFTECSRGRSRGGSSGNSRGGSSVCSWGGSRGRSSGRSQGGSRGRSSGRSRGGSRGQSSGRSRAHSKAASHGILGPSVPSQTSVTTDQQYAPSPPKPLTETLQEKPPDKHKISLNEIQDWLHSVLRSKNGPINGNNSTQDPSQAQQFSTEKMDILQGGKRHLHSNTKDNQARPPERFSPEDSTIRLEIKSTPRCMTLTAVATTPPPVAIVPPMGPQQSPEPMETENTGNELPFKILRAWSINEQQVESLWERAKDDASSLSVRNEPVQVESFMEYDKPVDASATSSLASTGEDNDEVLQVITQTDKSSPSPFVHTIPQATDIVRNGGTQTIVEVSSNGADERSLVLSTIAEVQFKLRTLQQLVTYRENAATITEAKDGCLEAILEQYWGGETSNLVEALKDKRDKEIMRDVSAWAAEDEEAVVLFAVSGISLEEVVEKFPIPAHVDSSSQVGYRSSWLNVNEKLNDIDKESGRAWSLWFIPDKAEESSKVVGGVKMDDTFHSKMETVEFPARQPVVTTGSDLTTNIDLMMVADSSTDTDLPTDADLETEPLSPMILTVLTPEDAVKLLAETEAPGADLTTDTNCPTNADLTTDSDTDPLSPMHLTVLTSEDAMRLFCQIENGSDLQLGSHEPCSEDKDETKTKQQENIESGSLDKSCYCPCIIETDNGFESGLCTSCQREKGLQQGTRCLTIAQCFTLLDTSDNSDQETEEVPKDSGGKATGDNQCRDKKQIQSTEEEGDDNQSCDNKTEGEMQQCTGVIPITDFLFWSDTIEDSDQETEENPNEQHAQIEAHASNVKRTEPETDAKAPCESAQEHTTQSKVSPGSEDREMPQEKDQDCRTSTLPIPTFENPSKLRANIIADKWCSPVEDCGSPAEKYDKVADFVPQYKTCNSKKNGKEKMEKEETLHPTSSDRQKPKKRHGRAERGQSPSQPPKSSGVKATLNNQRRDKKPHASHKRRHLTERDESRCKDKKRGSSTEKEREGSQSRDNKPPKRRHSTEKESEDNQSRGKKGRLSMEQLGEASQSRDKTSQKRRNSTKTESRNSKEFQCQLVESESDRGSKKSPPCPGVKTLHVLGSSSTTVPLKLSLNIHKKPSTNGSPSTHTEEVAKKPKTKTPYKTSRHHSPAMSVSPVVKERQRNGVKHKQKIQPLKVRLKKLSLPKHLVRKGSPPRQKRVEDRGDPLSLGVMVSKNPDSCKKLKRKAESDLTSQQMLSKIPKVLNRNETGKLSKSERECDSLPRKPKLPRILKLLRTPEVSKDGNERENREKTSPSASPESQMLNKPARVAHKPKPCIKPASPNGYSPGSHACSNPARISQQHGNGHYGAKVTARQQVFSDWESSFVPTPTPRTRRRSGCSPEEVEGPQASPRCSSETRIIRPILKRVDSLPKPKRNVSFLLNPMNVHYFNPREYENHVMFNRSYTDPEDAQPSDDEEEDASVNCQNLKEQSPLREEKRQDLGELKPGPSAACEKSFKRKWEMQEPAPILMKKSIVQAKRLTKSLHHEPPKDSARKTGVGYKWSEKQRKRPNETEGTSQAMPASHGTSLNASLPHGHHPGSSQNVSPHRGYHLSSSQVRRVEPMASHHSSPVGEWNERWSGDL, encoded by the exons ATGTATAACGCTTGTGAAAATGCCAGATCAAGAGAATGGAGCGACGGTGACGGATACAGCTGCCATAGTATGGCTCACTGGGAAGGTGATCCCCCAGCTGGAGAAAGACAGTACCTCACCCAACAGGCAGGGGAACACCAGTGGCTGAACCGTGAGGATGAAGCTGCCGTGTGGGCCCACTACAACTCCCATCAACAAAACTCTCAGATGGACTTCCGTGGACATCGGACACAAGAGACCCAGCCGCCTCCTCTGTATCATCAGGACCATCACAGAAGTCAGAACATAAGGGATAGGCCCAATCTCTATGGACCCTTGAGAGAACAGGCACCTCCTAATGTAACCTTACACTGCagtggagagagaacagaaacgTGGGCTAACCATGAACCCCACTTCCCCAGCAATGACTTTTTACCCCCACTCAACGTCGAAAGAGGGCATGAGGATATTTCCCATCACCATAACACCGACCAGGATTATCTGGTTGGTCGTGGAGTGAATCATAACAATCTCCATTACTTGGAAAGCAAATGGCAGATGTTCGATCCCACCCATTCCAATGGACATGCTAGAGGACATTGCAATGTACATTCAAGGGGATATTTTACTGAATGCTCAAGGGGACGTTCTAGGGGTGGTTCCAGTGGAAATTCTAGGGGTGGTTCTAGTGTATGTTCTTGGGGTGGTTCCAGGGGTCGGTCTAGTGGACGTTCTCAGGGTGGTTCCAGGGGTCGGTCTAGTGGACGTTCTCGGGGTGGTTCCAGGGGTCAGTCTAGTGGACGTTCGAGGGCCCATTCCAAAGCAGCCAGCCATGGTATACTAGGACCTAGTGTTCCTTCCCAAACCTCTGTCACCACTGACCAGCAATATGCTCCCTCTCCTCCCAAACCTCTCACTGAGACACTTCAGGAAAAACCTCCTGATAAACATAAGATCTCACTCAATGAAATACAGGACTGGCTCCACAGTGTTTTAAGATCTAAAAATGGACCCATAAATGGGAACAACTCAACACAAGACCCCTCCCAGGCACAACAATTCAGCACAGAGAAGATGGATATTTTACAAGGAGGCAAAAGGCACCTACATAGTAACACCAAAGACAACCAGGCGAGGCCCCCTGAGAGGTTTAGTCCTGAGGACTCCACTATACGGCTGGAGATTAAGTCCACCCCCAGGTGCATGACCCTGACGGCAGTCGCCACCACTCCGCCCCCTGTGGCTATTGTCCCTCCAATGGGTCCACAGCAGTCCCCAGAGCCAATGGAGACAGAGAATACAGGCAATGAGCTGCCATTTAAGATTTTACGGGCCTGGTCCATCAACGAACAACAAGTGGAAAGCCTGTGGGAAAGAGCTAAAGATGATGCAAGTTCTCTCTCTGTCCGAAATGAGCCGGTTCAAGTTGAGAGTTTTATGGAGTATGATAAGCCTGTAGATGCATCTGCAACAAGTTCACTGGCATCTACTGGAGAGGACAATGATGAGGTCCTTCAGGTCATCACACAGACGGACAAGAGTTCACCTTCACCATTTGTCCACACCATCCCTCAGGCAACTGATATTGTACGCAACGGAGGTACCCAGACAATCGTGGAAGTTAGCTCCAACGGCGCAGATGAGAGATCTCTTGTTCTGTCCACAATTGCTGAAGTTCAGTTCAAGTTACGTACGCTGCAGCAACTGGTTACTTATCGGGAGAATGCAGCAACAATCACAGAGGCAAAGGATGGTTGTCTAGAAGCCATATTGGAGCAGTATTGGGGCGGGGAAACCTCTAACCTGGTAGAAGCTTTAAAAGATAAAAGGGATAAGGAAATCATGCGAGATGTGTCTGCCTGGGCCGCAGAGGATGAGGAAGCAGTGGTTCTCTTTGCAGTCAGTGGTATATCACTGGAGGAAGTGGTCGAGAAGTTTCCCATTCCAGCGCATGTTGACAGCTCTTCCCAAGTGGGTTACAGGTCATCCTGGTTAAATGTCAATGAGAAGCTGAATGACATTGACAAAGAATCTGGAAGAGCTTGGTCTCTCTGGTTCATACCAGATAAAGCAGAGGAGAGTTCCAAAGTTGTTGGGGGAGTCAAAATGGATGACACCTTCCACAGCAAGATGGAGACTGTGGAATTTCCTGCACGACAACCTGTTGTAACAACAGGCTCAGACCTCACAACAAACATAGACCTCATGATGGTTGCAGACTCCTCAACAGACACAGACCTCCCAACAGATGCAGACTTGGAGACCGAACCCCTTTCCCCAATGATTTTGACCGTCCTCACACCAGAGGATGCTGTGAAACTGCTTGCTGAAACAGAGGCACCAGGCGCAGACCTCACAACAGACACAAACTGCCCGACAAATGCAGACCTCACAACCGACTCAGACACAGACCCCCTTTCCCCAATGCATTTGACCGTCCTGACATCTGAGGATGCCATGAGACTGTTTTGCCAGATCGAAAATGGCTCTGACCTCCAACTCGGGTCCCATGAACCATGCTCTGAAGACAAAGACGAGACAAAGACAAAGCAACAAGAGAATATAGAAAGTGGCAGCTTAGATAAGTCCTGCTATTGTCCTTGTATTATTGAAACTGACAATGGGTTTGAAAGTGGCCTATGCACCAGTTGTCAGAGGGAGAAAGGACTGCAGCAAGGTACAAGATGCTTAACAATCGCTCAATGCTTTACCCTGTTAGATACAAGCGACAATTCAGATCAGGAGACAGAAGAGGTCCCTAAGGACTCTGGGGGGAAGGCGACTGGGGACAATCAATGCAGGGACAAGAAGCAGATACAATCAACTGAAGAAGAGGGTGATGACAATCAATCCTGTGACAataagacagagggagaaatgcAGCAATGTACAGGTGTCATACCGATCACTGACTTTTTATTCTGGTCAGATACAATTGAGGATTCAGATCAGGAGACAGAGGAGAACCCTAATGAACAACATGCTCAGATTGAGGCTCATGCTTCTAATGTTAAAAGGACAGAGCCTGAAACTGATGCCAAAGCACCCTGTGAGTCAGCCCAAGAACATACTACCCAAAGTAAAGTCAGTCCTGGTTCTGAGGATAGGGAAATGCCGCAAGAGAAGGACCAAGACTGTAGGACGAGTACATTACCAATTCCCACGTTTGAAAACCCCTCTAAGTTAAGAGCTAACATCATAGCAGACAAGTGGTGTTCACCTGTAGAGGACTGTGGTTCACCTGCAGAGAAGTATGACAAAGTTGCTGACTTTGTCCCTCAATACAAAACCTGCAACTCAAAGAAAAATGGAAAAGAAAAAATGGAAAAGGAGGAAACCCTCCATCCAACATCATCTGACAGACAAAAGCCCAAGAAACGCcatgggagagcagagagaggacagtCACCATCCCAACCCCCTAAGAGCTCTGGGGTGAAGGCAACTTTGAATAATCAACGCAGGGACAAGAAGCCACATGCGTCACACAAGAGGAGACATTTGACTGAGAGGGATGAAAGTCGATGCAAAGACAAGAAGAGGGGATCATCAACTGAGAAAGAGCGTGAGGGCAGTCAATCCAGGGACAATAAGCCACCGAAGAGGAGACATTCAactgagaaagagagtgaggacaATCAAAGTAGAGGCAAGAAGGGGAGACTTTCAATGGAACAACTGGGTGAGGCCAGTCAATCTAGGGACAAGACGTCGCAGAAGAGGAGAAATTCAACTAAAACTGAAAGCAGGAACTCCAAAGAGTTCCAGTGCCAGTTGGTGGAAAGCGAGAGCGACAGAGGCAGTAAGAAGTCACCGCCGTGCCCTGGGGTGAAAACCCTCCATGTGCTGGGATCCTCATCTACCACTGTTCCTCTCAAACTCTCCCTAAACATCCACAAAAAGCCTTCCACAAATGGCTCACCCTCAACACATACTGAGGAAGTCGCCAAAAAGCCAAAGACTAAAACCCCATACAAAACTAGCAGACACCACTCCCCTGCAATGTCAGTGTCTCCTGTTGTCAAAGAGAGGCAGAGGAACGGTGTGAAACACAAGCAAAAAATTCAACCCCTAAAAGTCAGATTGAAAAAGCTGTCCTTACCCAAACATCTTGTCAGGAAAGGTTCCCCACCAAGGCAGAAGAGGGTGGAGGATAGAGGAGACCCTCTGAGTTTAGGGGTAATGGTCTCTAAGAATCCTGACTCGTGCAAGAAACTAAAACGTAAGGCAGAGAGCGACTTGACATCCCAACAGATGTTGTCAAAGATTCCAAAGGTGTTGAATAGGAATGAGACAGGAAAGTTGTCAAAAAGCGAGCGTGAGTGCGACTCGCTGCCCCGCAAGCCAAAGCTGCCAAGAATTCTGAAGCTTCTAAGAACTCCAGAGGTTTCAAAGgatgggaatgagagagagaacagagaaaagaCATCTCCCAGTGCTTCACCTGAATCACAAATGCTAAACAAACCTGCAAGAGTGGCACACAAGCCCAAACCTTGTATCAAGCCTGCCAGTCCCAATGGTTATAGCCCAGGTAGTCATGCTTGCTCTAATCCGGCTAGGATATCACAGCAACATGGCAATGGACATTATGGGGCAAAAGTTACTGCGAGGCAGCAGGTGTTCTCAGATTGGGAGAGCAGCTTTGTCCCGACTCCAACCCCCCGGACTCGTAGACGATCAGGGTGTTCTCCAGAGGAAGTGGAAGGTCCACAGGCCAGTCCCAGGTGCAGCTCGGAGACCAGGATCATTCGACCCATTCTAAAACGTGTCGATTCTCTGCCGAAACCCAAGCGGAATGTCAGCTTTCTTTTGAATCCAATGAACGTGCACTACTTCAATCCCCGTGAATATGAAAATCACGTAATGTTCAACAGGTCTTACACAGATCCGGAAGATGCACAGCCTTCTGACGATGAAGAGGAAGATGCTTCTGTGAACTGCCAGAATCTGAAGGAACAGTCCCCTCTTAGGGAAGAGAAGCGGCAAGATCTAGGGGAGCTGAAGCCTGGACCAAGCGCTGCATGTGAAAAGAGCTTCAAAAGGAAGTGGGAAATGCAGGAGCCTGCTCCCATTTTGATGAAGAAGAGCATTGTTCAGGCAAAGCGTTTGACAAAGTCTCTCCATCATGAACCTCCAAAAGACTCGG CAAGAAAAACTGGAGTTGGTTACAAGTGGTCAGAGAAGCAGAGGAAGAGGCCCAATGAAACTGAAGGTACATCGCAGGCTATGCCAGCCTCACATG GTACCTCTCTGAATGCAAGCCTCCCTCACGGTCACCATCCAGGTTCCTCTCAGAATGTAAGCCCCCATCGTGGTTACCATTTATCCTCCAGCCAAGTGAGAagagttgagccaatggccagtCACCATAGCTCTCCTGTGGGCGAATGGAACGAGCGTTGGTCAGGAGATTTGTAA